GCATGTGTCTTCAAACCCTGAAGTCACATTACTTGCCCGCTTCCAGACCTGTGCCTTTAATATCAGTCCATAACTCAGTTCCTGGGGCTGCCAGCAATCAGTGCTTCACAGAAAGGAGTAGTATGGAGATGGCCCCAAAGTGCTTCCATTTTGGTCCATCTCTGTGCCTCTCTGAGATATTCTGCTTAGGTTGACAGGATTTCTGTCTCTTTCCAGATTGTTAATGACTTGCAAAGCTGAGCGCATGGTTGTTGGCATTCCCTGTGTCTTCTGCCTGCAAGTGctaaggaaagacagaaagatttAAGATACATTCAGACCATAAGGACAAAGAGGTTTAGAAACTGAAGTCTGGACTTTTTACTTCTCTACTTTTAAGGTAGGAATTCTATCAAGAACTGGATTATCCTATCCCAGAGCTAGGCTGTTTTACCCCAGTTTGTCCACCTGTACCTGAAGAAGAGGTGGAGATAGCACTGCCTTCATTGTATACCCTATGCTATATGTTGCATTCCTGATGCATTTATGGAACCAAGCCCAGGCCAGCTCTGTGAATAAATCCTAGAGAAAGTCAGACCTGTTCTGCCAGTCAGAAACCCACTGCATTTAGCACAGCAGACTATTGGATATGTGTGTGGTGACACCCTTCCCTAAGGACATCCTTCAAGGAAGTGTATGGAAGGGAGTGCATACTGGGAAGCCTTGTCGGCACAGCTCCTCGCCACTCAGCCTTGCTACCAGGAAGCCGGGATTAGATTCACTGAGCAACATGTTTTTGTGCTTGTCCCAAAAGTGCTGGTTTAGGTGCCTGTCCTAGTCTGTGTGTATCTCCCTTGACCAAAAAACCTCTGTGGAGAACTGTAGCTTGGTCATTTCCATTTCTCAAGACCAGTACTCAGCTCAAATCTGGAATTGTGCTCTTCAGCCTGTATTGGCGGTGGAGAAGGAAACAAATTCAACTTTTCAAGTGTGACACTTTGCAGatataagggatttttttttctcctataaaaGCAGCCCTTATAGCACCCACACAACAGCAACAAAGACATCTACTTACCTTTCCACAGGATGAAAtccaacaacaaaataatattcACTCCTCTTACAAAATTTGGCAGCGCCTGTAgtgcctctttctcctccttttctcatttAAAGCACATTGGCTAATAATCTCCAGGGCTGTATCAATACCTTCTTTTGTCTTGGCAGAACACTCCAGATAAGCATATGCCCCGATGCTGGCAGctaaagcttttccttctgtagtGCTAATTGGCTCATTGCCTGGAGAAGTTAGTGTCTTCTTAATACCTTCATCGCCCCTGAGTTCTGTCTTGGTAGCCACCAGAATAATAGGTACTGTGGGGCAGAACACTTTGATTTCTGGAATCCAAAAATCAAGGATGTTTTGCTGTGAGTCATGCCTGTCCACAGAGAAGCACATTAAAATAATGTCGGTGTCCTCGTAGAACACTGAGCGGAGATTTCGGTAACTGACTTCATTCTTCCCTGCCACATCGAACAGAATTAGTTTCACCTCTTTCCCATCTACTTCTGTGTCAGTGGCATAAGCGTCAAACAGAGTTGGCTCATAGGTCTTGGGAAGCTGCTTGTGACACAGAGCAAAGAGGAGGCATGTCTTACCACAGCAGTCATCTCCAACTACAGTTAGCTTTCTCCTAAGAGCAGCCATTCCTTGAAAACCAAGATGAAGTACAAAATGGATTATTCccatgctggggttttttttggtgtgtttttttttttttttttttttttttttttaaccttttgtgCAGGgtagaaggaggagaggagaaatcCCATTAGTTTGGaattcttctccttctctccttttttctctccatacTCTGTCTTCCCTTCgttccctatttttttccccttttaatttcTGTGGTATCAGAATCTTCTGAAATTGTGAGTACCTTACTCTTGATTATTATTATAGATCAAAAAATGAAGGCATAAACCAAGTCTGGATGTAACCAAGACTCTTGCAGTGccttatatttctgttttatcatCTCAGACATTGTTTATGGTCAGTGTTCAGACCATAACAGACTTCATTTTCTAGATTGAATGACTTAATTTTGTGAGTGAGATGGAGTATAAAACACTGTACTGAACAACTATGCAAACTGGCTTTACTGACTACATTTTTCCTGCCGTGGTCTGCtagtggaattctaccaatggCAATAGCTATCCTGTGTAAGTCCATGCTGCTCTTGCTTATAGATCCATTGCCATGTGGGAGTTAATAAAGTGTTGTCAGTCTTCATATATTCACGGCTAATTTATATGAGATAGAAGTTTGTTAGACTTACAGGATAGTGATTTCCAGTATCaaccttcttctctttcttgatGTTCAGTATTAGATTGGTttcttttaaaactgttgccACCTCAGCTTCCTTAGATCACTGGTTCCCCTGCGGAGAGAACTTCCCACCACTCTTCAAAGACTATCATGATGACCACAGTATTTAAAGGAATAGGTTGATGTTTCTAAATATAGCCAACCAATCTACAAAGACAATATGATGACatcattgttttttaaagaagcctACTTTACTGGCAATAAAGTGGAAGTTATGTAATTCATTAACAAATCACATCATGTTTACTTTAGAAATTTCCTCATTCCTATTGCAAAAGACTCATCCTGAGTCTGCATTTCAGTATTGAGTGTGCCAAACTGCTTGTGTGTGGGGGGGCTGACAGTACAAGAGGCTAAGCCAGCAGTAGGCTTGCCACATGGACCCTCAAGACACCCCTTTCCGGATTTGCTGAGGCATCGTAGAGAAGTAAATTGCAGAATCAAAGAATGGATGAGGTGAGAaggggtcatctagtccaccctgCCCTGATCGGAGCAGGATcaaccccagcaggcagctcaggactgtgtccacttgggttttgaatatgtccaaggatggagattccacagcctctctgggcagcctgtgccagagTTTGATCATCCTCAAAGTAGTGAAATGAAGTTTATCAACTGGAGAGTCTGAAGAGAAAGAACTGTCCAGTGTTAAGTGTATGAACTATCTTGAACTCCGAGATGAAGACTGAATTCCCTGCTCTCTTGTTGGCATTGGGCAAGCCACTTCTACTCCCTCTGTCTCAGTTTTCCTGGTAGACAAAGACTGCAAGGTGCCTGCAACCACTAAAAACTGAGAACAAAGGGAACCAGAGGTAGATTAATTtggtctctgcagagagagacaTTATTGGTGATGCAGTTACGTTACTGCTGATTAGTATAGTTATGTGGTCAGACCATTTATTTCATTCTGCTACAGAAGAGTTCTTCAACTAAGATGAGTGGTTTTAGATCTAAAAATTTTAGCCTAAGGATGAGGAActtgtttttgtttgatttgaaGTCAGCTGGAGACCTGAGGCTGCTTTAGTTTTCTGTGGTGCTCTAATTTTACTCTGCCAGGCCATATTTCCTGAGTCTTATTCAAGTACGAATCCGATAGTCTTGCTGTAGGAACTTGACAAAATTAAAGCCATTGGCTTCTGACTTGCCCCACTTACTCCTTAGAAGAGCAATGCCAGTGGGCCCCACAGAGCTCTTTAGGATCATGAAGGCATTTCTTGTTTGGGATGAGGCACTTTCACATGCACTGTACTTAGCCCAAACCTCTGTATGAAGATACACAGGTCtttttcaccttctctttttGTGTCTTAGCATTCTGGTTTCTAGGTAGATCAGTCTGGCTTGTCTGCTGAGAGTACTGATCACAAGGGGATCTGAGagttaaattctgtttttcttcagggACACTGGAAAGCAACGGACCTGCTGTGACACGCAACAAGTGGCCTGGTTCCTATATGTGCCAGAAACTCTTAGCAGCTTAGAGAAACAGATACTTAGCATTTCTGCCTGTCCTCCCACATCTACTCAGAGCTTTTTCACACTAGCCTGTGAACGGCTCATATTTAGCTAGCTCTTGCTTTCCTTACTTCACTGAGAAGCTTTGCCTGCATGAGGACTGCAGGATGCTCGCTGCTAGCGTTACAGTACAAGTCAGCGTGCAGGACTCAGTATGCCATTACTGGCACATACGGCTCCCTCAGCACGTTATGCCACAGCAGGCAATGTACTTACTTGCCTACTTattgacaaaaagaagaaagattaccTTCCCCACTGAGTTTTCACGCTTTTGGTACAGATTTATGCTTGAACACAAA
The Accipiter gentilis chromosome 16, bAccGen1.1, whole genome shotgun sequence DNA segment above includes these coding regions:
- the LOC126046629 gene encoding ras-like GTP-binding protein RHO; amino-acid sequence: MAALRRKLTVVGDDCCGKTCLLFALCHKQLPKTYEPTLFDAYATDTEVDGKEVKLILFDVAGKNEVSYRNLRSVFYEDTDIILMCFSVDRHDSQQNILDFWIPEIKVFCPTVPIILVATKTELRGDEGIKKTLTSPGNEPISTTEGKALAASIGAYAYLECSAKTKEGIDTALEIISQCALNEKRRRKRHYRRCQIL